The DNA region CTGGCAAGCAGGGGGACCACCCCTACTTCTCACCGTTCCTCTTGCACGTTTCCCCTCATCCATCTGGCAGTACCTAACCTTCCCAACACACACCCtgcattaaatgaatgaattattcctaataattaataaaagtattttttctacCGGCTGGCTAATTTTGTGACTTCCCAGCTATCCAGGAAGCCAGGGTTGGGAGTGGAGAAGAGTTGAAGCTCCAAATGACTGGGCTTTGAGAGACCCCACTTCAGGCAGCCAATTTAACCTTTACCATCTCTGCTGTTGCCCCAGGCAATCAGCCCCCAACCTGAGTTGTCTTTGTCCAGTGGGTCTCCCACTCTCACCTTTCCCTGGCATGCCTAGTACCATCACCACTGTGCAGCGTCCCTGGTGCCTGCCTAGGTCTTCCTACATACAACCACCCCAGGAGACCACGGTTGCCTCCAGTGCTCATAGTTCATGAGCTCTGTTGTTTACAAAGTACTTCCTAGCACCTGACTTACACTTACGCAGCAATTCTACCGATTTCTAGGTCCAGCCTGCATGGTTCCAGCATCAGAACCTCCAGTTTTTCTTGCTTagttcttgctctttccatgggGAGTAAGGAATGGCTTGTTCCCCATGTTGGATGCAGCAACCCCTGCACAGCCTCCTCACCATATAGTTGCTCACCTTAAGTCTCTCTCCTCACAACCTCTTTGCAATTCAACAAACACAGGCCCTGCCAGGGACTGAGGACAAGGTGCCAAGAACTCAGATCTTCCCAGAGCCATACTTTGCCTTATTGGACAGCTGTTAGAATATTCTTGGTTTGAACCAGGAAACACTATTGGTTCCctgtagtgttagtcgctcaatcatgtctgactctttgccaccccatggactgtagcccaccaggctcctctgtccatggggttctccaggcaagaatactggagggggttgccatttcttccattttatttccattccttGGACGTTGGAACAGAATGAGTCGCTCTCGCACCCATCACTTTGTTGCCTGGCCACCTTCTTCCCTTGGAAACCTCTTTTCCAGATGAAATACCCCTAGGTTTACCACCCTGGGCTCACCATTTTGAACAAGATACTTAAGGTGAGCAACTATATTGTGAGGTTCAGGATACAGTCTAACTTCAGTGTCTCCTCCAACCTCAATGCACAAAGCTCCCCTgcaatcccaggggcagaggctgTCTGCCTCAACCAGCTCAGCGGCTCCTTCAAGGGAAACACACTTAGCCTCCACTGGAAGGAGTGATCTGAGACTTGTCAGGTGACACGATGTCTGCTGTCTAGGGTTAGAAGAGACTGACTGCAGCTCCACAACGCTCCACCTTTAGTCAATACTGGAGAGCTGATACTGGCACCCCTCCCCTCTGTCCTGTCCTAGGGAGCAAACAGGGTGGAATGTGAAGCTGTGGGACCAGCTGCAGGATTCTGAACCTGGCCTTCCAGATCTATTAGGTCACATTAGTCCCCTGGAAGCTGAATCTTTGTTCAGCCAAGGGAACCTCCTTAAATGCAAATAGGGAGGCCCACATCTCACACCCTAGAGACAAAGTACTCCTTCCTCCCTGCTGCCGTGGCCATTAGGGATTCTGTTGACCAGCCTCTACCACCACTGCCTCTCCCCCTTCTTCCTGCACTTTCTATAGATAACAGCGGGTGGGCCATAAGGGGCCCTTGGATACCTGGAGTGGGGAGAGGTGAGGTTCAATATTTGAATTCCTGACCACGCCACCCAAAAAGTCTCAGTCTACCCTCTTAGATGACTTCCTATCTGACAAGGCTTACAGCAGCTGTGTTTTCAGAACcacctgcaccccccaccccagggcggGACCAGCTCCCCGTCCACTCTTCACCCTATTTATCAGGGTTCTAGCAGTCTTTCAGGAGAAGACCAGCTGAGATGCAGACACCACTCCTGCTGAGGCTCTGGCTCTTGCTGTAGCGGGCACTAATCGAGGCCTGGACACCCAGGCATCCCAGAGTtgctgagcaaactgggagaggGGATGGTGGCTGGGAAAAAGGAGAGCTAGCAAATGGACAGGAAAGACGGGAAGAAGGGATGGCCCCTAGGCTGAATCCTTTATCTTACCCTGTCTCATTGGCCCAGACTCCACTCTAGCAGCTCCCAGTGTGAGGGGCTGGACTCCAGCTCAGTTACGCATTTGGGTTGATGGTTTGCTCGGTGTCCCGGGGAGGGGcatgtgtttcctgcattgtcacGAATGAGGGCCCCGAGGGTGTAAGGCTCCAGAGAGTGGGGAGTCCAGGGGTCGGGGATAGCCAGGTCTCCATCCATCCGTCCAATTAGCAAGCCTTTCCAGCCCCCTCAGGAACCCAGtcattcattttttcccttcatttctatCCGGATCAAAGATGCCCTTACTAGTTCCTTTCTAGACCGCGGTGTCGCGGCCACTCCCTAACAGAACCTGGCTTTCGCCGGGCCCAATCATCTACAGCTCCTCCCCTTGTTCACCCCGATTTATTGTCCTCTAATTGCAGCATTCTGTCCTAAGGCCCGATCTGCTTTGTTTGGTAATTCGGTTGCTTACCCTCAGATACCGCTTGTCCCGGGGGAGGGGCCCTCAGCGTGGATTTCTTCAGCTGCTGCGGTCACCAGGGCGACTATCGCAACGCCCCGCCTCTTCACCCGGGGAAAGCCTCCGAAGGGCCGGTCACCGTGACAACGAACTCTGGAGGCTCTGCGCGCGCAGGAGCCGCGCCCAGTCTCGTGGACGGGGAGGAGCAAAACGAACCCAGAGCAGGATCTGTGCGCCTAAGGCCACGCCCCCTGAAGAAGGCCCTGTCCAGACCCTCTGCGCCCACGGTCGCTTAACTTCACCACAAGTCTTCCTGGACCTCTCAGGGCGACCCCTTCAGGGAGTCCAACCTCAGCCCCCCTAATGCCTTCTCGTTGCGCTTTTATTTAAGAGAGGGAGTCAAAGGGTGCTGTACAATTTCCTTCTGCCTCCCCTTTGCCTTTTTTGCTTCGAAAACAGCCCCCgctgtctgattctttttgtcACTCATTCAACATTTATATCGGTGCCCAGTGCTCCGCCCCAGTTCGCCATTACTCTAACTTTTCCctaaaataatactatttttatCATGCCAAGGCTCTTCAGGTGAAGGCAGTGGTGTGTGTTTTTCTCGTATTTTTTTCTTTCGCGCCTGCTTTTCTTGGTGTGTCTCCATCCTTTCGTCCTAGCTTCCTCATCAGCACCCCAAGACCAGATGATTCTTGAATAATCTGGCACCACAGCAGGGAATCCTCGGGCTGGGCCCGGCCCCAAACCTTCAGACCAGAAGCTGGTGAAGGTGGAGTGTTCCTGGAAGCCTAGGACTTTCCGTAGCCCATCCGACCCTTAAAGCTAAAAACCTGAGTCTCTCACAGAGACTGATCTGGCCAGATTCCGACGGAGCAGGCGAGGTGGGCCCAGGAGACCCCCCGgcggaggaagggaggaagcGTATGGGGCACCTGGAGCAGCATCCGGGTGTGGGACGGATGTTGGCACCAAAGTGCCACCTTCTGGGGAAGCCGCATAGTACTTTAGGTGATCCACCAgggcaggtttccctggtggctcaggcggtaaagaattcgtctgcagTGCgcgaagacctgggttcgatccctgggttgggaagatcccctggaggagggcatggcaacccacttaaatattcttgcttggagaatccccatagacagaggagcctgggagtcggacacgactgagcgactaagtactcacacacacacccctgagcgactaagtacacacacacacacaccctcagggCAGGATGCCTGGGTCCCTACGAAGGCGCCACCTTCTCAGGTTTCTCTCCAGCCGCCTGGCCAAGAGCTGAGCTTGGGCTGGGGGCCGCCCTCGCGTCTTCCCAAAAGCTCTGAGGTGCAGCCAGGCACGGAGAGCGAGCTCACAGCTCCAGAGCCGGTGGGCACCGGAGATCAGACCCACTGACCTGCGGTTGAGCTGAGGCGGGACCGGAAAAGCAGAGGGTGCGGGGCGAGGGGGCGGTGTATGGAAAGGCTCTGGTTTTCTGGAACCCCTACTGGACTGAGTAGGGTCACTCACGACTCAGGTGTCCTCGCTTTTGGATTTCTGACACGTCTTCCCCATCGTGAAAAATGGTATCACAGTCATCCCCTTTTGCAAGCCTATTCCCCTTCCTCACCTCACATTCAGTCTAAGTCCAAATCTGTCTGGTCTTCCTTCTAAATGCTGCTCAGAGTCATTCACTTGTCGGCTTCCCTCTCTTCTGCTAGACCAGGCCGCCATCTTGTGACTGGACTCAGGAATAGCTTCCTAACTGGTTTCCCTGCCTCAGAAATCTTTTACAAACAGAAATCTGATCTTGCACTCTTCTGCTGAAATCTCTTTGTCAGTGGTTTACTGCCCAAGTTCCCCCAGAAACACTCTTCCCCTTCCCCCCTCATTGTTGACTTGTCTCCCACTCTAGATTGTGCTCTGTGAGGGTAGGGACTTGGTGCAGTATTGTATCCCCAATACCTGATGCAGTGATCTAACGAATGTCTGTTGAATTAATATGAAAGAAGgttcccctctccttccctgatTCTCCCCATCCTTGTTTCCAAACCAGGATGTTAGGGCCGTGGGTGAGGACACTCTGTCCCTTGGCTGTAGAGTCTAGGATTGATTTCCACTCCAAAAGGATGTTGCCTCCCCCCTTCCTCTTTGCCCACTTCTCTTTGGCCAATATAAAGCCAAAGTGGAGGCTGGTGGGCAGTCATGTATGTTATGGAAGGCCATGCAGGTAGCCAGAATCAAACCCTGTACATAGTCCTCTTAGTAGTGCTGGTCACGATGAGCTTGGTGTTTGGTAAGTGGTTCAATGGGGTCAGAAGGGTTTCCTAACCTGCCGGATACAGAAACCCTGATACCAAGTATCTGCATACATGTACCAAGAATATTCAGGTAAAAccaggcaggaggaaaatgggatggGTGGGCTTGGTGGGATAATGCTCGGGGACTGATAACAAACTGATATTCGCTCTGAGGGAGATTTCTGGTGACTACCCCAAGGCTGTCTCACTCAACAGCAATAACCTGAATGGAGATACTAAGGGGAATCTCTTTGAATCTGAGGGCAATACAGGATGGGGAGGGTTGGGGGAACGTGCCAGATGACAGCCTCAGGATACACAGCATAGAACAAGGCTAAGTTCAGCCTGATAACTCCACTTGGCTGCAAAGCACCATCTACACAGAAACCAGATCCAAAGTGTTTGCTCAGCATCTGCCTCATACCAAGTGCTCTGCTGAGTCTGAAAGCAGGTTTTGGGGGCTCAGTAACATGTGATCTGCGCCCAGGACCAGAGGAGGAGGGAAATGAATATGGTGTAGTTGGGGAGGGCTTTGGTGGACAACGTTTCATGAGTCTGTTCAGTGAAAGGACAACCAAACAAACAATGTGGCCCTGGGCTGAAGTCTCTTGGCTACAGAAAGGAGAAATTCTTCCTGTCCTGTGATGATACACTCTGAGGTTTTCACACTCTGAACATTACAGAttaagaaagcatattcaaaagagaaTCTGGGGGTTGGGTGAGGGACAGTGAAACCAAGTCACAGAGGAAGCACTGTCTTAACAGGGCTGCCAAAAGTTGGAATGAACTGCCTTGGCCTAACCTTTAAATTTAGAGGTTTGTAGAGTGCTAAGCATGTTAGCCCCTCAAATGCATGTTAAATGAATGAGTTCCTCATTTCAGGAGGTATGAGAGTAGAGAGTAGAAATTTTTTTATGAGAACTAAAGCTTCTGATGTTAGATTAAGCCTGATGGTTTTCAAGAATTAGTCATTTTATGGTTTTCTGAatagggaggtaggagggaacaATGGGGTCGATCAGTCTGGGAATTAGGTGGGTTTGGGGTCAGTGTTTCTCTGTGTTCCAGGTCAGTCTGAGATATATGATCAAGAACCCATTAAAcagaaatatttcaacaaataccTAAGCTGCTATCGATGCCTCTTTGAGACCAAGGAGTTGGGATGCCTTCTGGGATCTGACACCTGCCTTGTCCCAAAGGGCAGCAGTTGCATGACTCTGATCATAAAGAACAGTAAGCTGCCTCTTCCTTTCATCTTGGGTCCAGTCCATTCCTGAACTGAGTCTCTACCAGCCTTCTAAGCGGCACCCCAACTGGTTCCCACAACTCTAAGATACTGTTCTatcactccctctctctctctcctttcctttagaGCTACTCCACATCGCTACTTCCATTCCTCTTCCCTTCTTGGCTCACCCTCATAACACCCAGCCTCGCAGGCCTGGAGTTCACCAGATCCACTGGCCTTTCCTCGGGCTGCCTTCTCCCCGTCTGTCAGCGGTAGTTCCTGCCAGCACCATTCTTCTGCTACATCTTCCATTGTGtcttctcagcctccttcacTGAGTCTTGCCTTTTTCTTCTGGAGCCTTAACAGCTCATGTTCACCAGAGTTTGGTCTTTTGCTGTCCTCCTCTTTACCTTcccagaggaattaaaaaaaaaaaacacacatttatttaaagatgcaccaggtcttagttgcttcatggGATCCTAGTTGCTTCATTGGATCTTAGTTGCTTAGTGGGATCTTtcggttgcagcatgcaggatctagttccctgaccagggatcaaacctggggcccctgcattaaGATCTCAGAGtcctggccactggaccaccagggaagtccctgtcactGTTTGGAATGGCTCTTTCCCACCAACCTTCCATGGGAAACTTCCCCAGAGCTCATGGCTGGTGACTCCCTGGCATTCCCTGACCCTGTCCAATTTCAGGGATCTGCCTTTCTGGGGTCCAGGCTGGGGTAGGGCGTCAGTGATGGTCAGTCTCTGTGGCATGAGGGGATGGGAGGGCTCAGGGCTTTGCCTGGGACTTCCATGTCACTGATTGCTGCTGTCTGTCCCCAGACAGTGGTTTTGAGACCATGGTGAGTGACTGCCGCAGCAAGGAACAGATGAGTGACTGCTCATACACCCGCGCCTCTCCAGTGTTTGGCTTCTGGATATTCTCTCGATGCTGCTTCCAGAATTTCTGCAATAACCCTCAGAAGAGAATCCTATATGTTCCTTAGAACTTCTGTAGAGACCTCAGGAGTACAATCCTGCCAATTTCCAGCTGCCCTCCTGATTTCCACCTGGGGACAGTCGGCACACTGTCCACCCTCCCCCGAGCAGCCCTCCCTGCCACCCTCAGCGGCAGGTACTAGACCCCAGCCCCATCGGCCTCTTGATTGATGCCGCTCAACACCCCTCAATTTCCACTCTGCCCCTTCCCACTCTCCCTCTGCAGAATTCTCTGCAGTTTTCCTTCAAGTCCTCTGACATTGTTCCTCCTGTCTGCTCCCACCTCAAGGATacccctttgccctgcttcatttcttttcccaCGACAGTTCTCTCACCCCAAGTCCCCAGCTGTTGCTCCCAAATAAATAGATGTACAAACTGTTGGTTTGCCTCTCTCTTCTGGTGGATATGGAGGTTGAGGGGTGTAGTACTACCTGACTATTCCATTATGGGAGCAGGTAAAGGGCTCCCCGACCTGCGGAGCTCGGCTCCTGCTTTGCCCTGCTGTGTCTGACTCAAGAGGAACTGGAAGCCCTCCTGTGGCTAAAACTGGAAGGGTAGTGGATGTCCTCAGAAATGCTGTCAGACCCAGAGCTGGGTGGAGACTGGCCAGGAGGTCCATGGGGGTATGCTGGTGGGAGTGGAGCTGTGAAAGAACCAGTcccaggaaggagagggtagggaaggagttctGTGGAGAGATGCTAAGGCCTAGTGTCCTCTCTAATCCCAGGCTAATTTCCTTTTTCAAGGATCACGGTAACTCACCTCAATTTCGGGCCTTGGGCTTCTCAGCCTCTAAGGCTGCCTTCCAGTTTGACTTGCTAGAGCTGTACAGACCTGGGCCTTTGACTTATACTGAAGTCAGAGGTCATGGGGGAAAAGATGCAGGCAAAAGAGGAACATAGTGGCTTGTACCTCTTTACCTCCAACTGCTTCCTGATCTAGAAACAAACATTGGTTTCTCCCACCAGCACATAGGCAGTCACAGGGGCCACAGAAATCCAAGTGCAAAATGTTGTATAGGTAAGAGTATATCCTGTGTGATGTCACTTTTACCAAGAACACGATGAAATTCAGGACAGTAGCTACTCCTGAGGGTTGGGACAGGGGAGGTTCTAAGAGGGGGCCCGAAGGCAGCTTTAGGTGCTGATAAAGGCCTTTATGCTAACTTGGCGAGTGGTATAACACAGGCGTGTAAGTTCACAAAAACCCATCTAAAAGTGTGCAAACATCTCTATGGCCAAAATGGTTTAAAACTAAATAGGGCAAAACCAGTGTGCTTTGTCTCTAAGGCATATCTGTTTTTGAGCCTATAACTTCTTTTGAGCCCGTAACTTCTATTTGTGTGCACACACTGATACACATTCTCTCAATCCTGACACACTATCTCTACTTTAGAGGTGACCATAGTGAGGCCGAGACCGATTTACCCAGGTGACAGAGGAGCTGGGGTTGGGCCTCCCAGCCACAGGGGTGCACTACTTTTCAGAACGTTTCATAATTCTGGTACTGGGTCACCAGATTCAGAGGGGTGGATACCTGGCTGTACTCACCTGCATGTCCTGGTGCTTCTTAATACCAGGCCTGGCTCAGAGCGGTATGTCCAGTATGTACTGAATGCATGGGGAAGGCTTGAGTTATGAAAATTCATTATTGCTTTCTGCA from Ovis canadensis isolate MfBH-ARS-UI-01 breed Bighorn chromosome 20, ARS-UI_OviCan_v2, whole genome shotgun sequence includes:
- the LY6G5C gene encoding lymphocyte antigen 6 complex locus protein G5c, translating into MSLVFGQSEIYDQEPIKQKYFNKYLSCYRCLFETKELGCLLGSDTCLVPKGSSCMTLIIKNNSGFETMVSDCRSKEQMSDCSYTRASPVFGFWIFSRCCFQNFCNNPQKRILYVP